The Terriglobales bacterium genomic sequence GGTGAAGCGCTCGCTGGAGAGATAGCAGATGGAATATTGCGGACTGCGCTTTTTCACCTCATGACCGATGGCCTGCATCAGGTGGGTCTTGCCCATACCCACACCGCCGTACAGGAACAACGGGTTGTAGGCTTTCGAAGGATTTTCTGCCACTGCCCGGGCCGCGGCTGCCGCGAACTGATTTCCCGAACCGATGACGAAGGCTTCGAACGTGTACTTGGGGTTGAGTTGCGCCGCTCCGTCCCAGTCAAAGCGGGTCTGCTTAGCAGTTTGCCCAACCGCATGCGTCGAGTTCGAGAAGCCTCCGTCGTGACGCACAGGTGTTGCCGAAGCCGGAGGACGGGAATCCTCTGCCGTGATGAACCTCACGTCATTGAAGTCCATTCCAAGATTGTCGATGGCTTCCTGGATTAGGTCGCCGTACTTGTCGCCAATGTCGCGGAACTCCGGCGTGGGCACCCGGATGAACATCACTCCATTCTGCTGGTGGCTGAAACGGGTAGGCTTCAACCAGGTGTCATAGGAGTGACGATTAATTTTCTTTTCCAGGGCGCTGAGAATTTGTACCCAGGGATCGTCAATGCTGGTCGTAGTACTCGCCATGTCGTATTAGTCCTGCATGCGTCAGTGGAACAAGAAAATTTGAAATTCGCTTTACCGCAAGCGCCACGTGCGCCGAAGTCGCTCACTAAAACAATACGCACCTGCGACTCAGAACCGTGCTGAATCCACAGGCGGGCCGGAAATATTTCCCGTGATGACCGGCATGGGACAGCCAGCCCTGCAGTCCCGCATTCGCCGTTTTCATTGCGCTGGCTTCTTCCGGCTGGTCAGAGTCCACGCGGACTCACTCAAGACGATCTAATCTGCTTCCGAGTATCCGGCCGCGAATTGCATATCCTGCGGCGATGTTGCGAGAAGCACGGCAGAAAACCCGGATTTGCACAGAACCTAAAGCAGTGTCTCGTTGCCTGAACCGACTAGCATGCTAGCACGAAGATTCTCGCGTGGTGAAAAAACTCACCACGCAAAAATTCAGTGCCGCGCTAATGTGAGAACTCACGATGCCTTCTGTCAAGTGTCTCTCATCTAACTGCCGCGCGATTGGTGCATAAGATGTTGTTCCGCAATCTCGTGTGGAAACGGTGCTCCTGTGGGAACAAACGTCTCGTCCGTTCAGGCGCAGCCTAGCTCCGCCAAATCGGGTCTTCGCTCGACCTCAGTTTTGACAGCCGCGCCGTTCATTCCGAATGCATAAAGAGTTCCTTGCTATTCTTTTCTGACGGATGCTCTCATGCAAGTCGACGTAAGTTCCGCAATCATTGATCGCAGATACCGCCGTGCGTTGGCTCGAGAAGGTACGAGTTGGATCCGTTATTAGCTAACAGACTCTGGATCGCGCTCGAACGGGTTGATGACAATTACTCCCGCGAAGTTTTGATCACTCGGAAATCTTCCGAAGGGTCGATCGCGTAAATCAGCACCTTAGTGTCGACGAAGACTGTGCAGGTCATCCGCCTCTTCACCCGAGAGGTAGTGGCCGCCAGTTCGCATGAAGGGCTTTCGCGTTAGGGCTCGGCACCTCGCGCGGTCGTAGTTGTTCTCCTGCTGCATACGCTCTTTCAGCAGATCACCCAGTAGACGCGAGACGCTGATCTCGCGGCGGGCGGTCAGGCGCGCGCGCAACCGGCCACATCTTCTTCAACCCGGACGCTGACGTGTCGCAACTGGAACTTCATATTGCCTCACACTGTTTGTCACGGTTTCCTGTCGACTGGAGCTCACAGCTTGAGCTTACGTCCCTTAAACCACCCGCCGTTACCATCTTGAGTATTTGCGCCTGAAATTCCACGAAGTGTGCACTTTCTGCCACACACCTTCTTTGCAGAGCTGGGTTAATCTTATGTAGTACTAGGGCTTTATTCCCCCGCTTTGACCTACGAGCAGACAATCCGCGATGCCGTCGAATGTCACGGGATTGGTCTGCACAGTGGCGTGAAGGCGAACATGCGCCTGCTGCCGGCCAGTGCCGGTACAGGCATCCTGTTTCGCCGCACCGATCTCGATGGATTCGAGATCGAAGCCACCAGCCGCAATGTCGCTCGTGTCAGCTACGCTACCAGCCTGATGAAAAAAGGCGTGCTGATCTCGACTACCGAGCACGTCCTGGCGGCCCTCGTGGGAGCCGGCGTCGATAACGCCATCATCGAGCTCGATAACTTGGAGCTCCCGATTCTTGACGGCAGCGCCCGGCCATTTATGGAGATGATCGATCGCGTAGGCCTCCGCCGCCAGCGGCGGCCGCGCACCTACTATCGCATTCGCAGGGAGCTGTCACTGGTGGAAGGCGACAAGTTCATTAGCGTCTCCCCCGGCTGCGGATACACCGTCTCCTACACCATCGATTTTGCTCACCCGCTTATTGGCCGGGAAACCTATGAGGTCGATCTCAGCGACGGCCAATTCCGCCGGGAAATCGCGGCTGCCCGCACATTCGGCTCTACTCGCGACGAAGCCAAGATGCGAAGCATGGGCCTGATCCGCGGGGCCTCGCTCGACAACGTCGTCGTCCTCGATGACGAAGCCGTGGTCAATGGGCCGCTTCGCTACCCCGACGAATTTGTTCGCCACAAAGTCTTGGACCTGATCGGCGACCTTGCGCTCCTGGGACGCCGCATCATCGGCCGCGTGGTCGCCAATCGCGCTGGCCACGCCATGCACACCGCCTTGGTATCGCGCCTGCTCCGCGATTCCAGCCTGTGGGAAGAAACCAGCGAGGAGTCGCCGGCCGTTACAGCTTCTGCCATCGAGTCCACTTCCGCGAGTCCTGTTTGATCGTACTCTAGGGCAGCACTGCCACAACTCGCGTAGGCGCTCCTGTCCCGCCGCCGATTTTCATTGGGAGTGCAATAAGGGTAGCTCCAGTCGCCGGCAGCTTCTCCATGTTGGCCACATTCTCCAACCCATACAGATCAGCGCCATTGATGACCCCATGTGTCGGAAAATCCTTTGACCGTCCATAGTCCATACTCGCCGTGTCGAGTCCGACTCCAACAATTCCTCGCGACACCAGCAGCTTGGCTGCTTCCGGCCCAATGCCGGGGAAATCGAGATGCGCGGTGTCCCCTTTTACATCCGTTCCCATGTACTGCTTCTTATCCGGCCAGAACTTGCCCCAGCCGGTGCGCACCAGCGCGATCGATCCAGCGGGCACGCGGCCGTGCACTTTCTCCCACGCATCTACATCCGCAGGTTGAAGCAGGTAATCGGGGTGCCCTGCGCACTTGTCGCTGATGTCGATCACCACCGCCGGCGCTACCAGTTGCGACACCGGAATCTGGTCCAAAGTGCGTTTCCCCTTGGCGAAGTGAATGGGGGCGTCCATGTGCGTGCCACCATGCTCTGCCGCCGAGAAATGCGCTGCCGCGTACCACCCTCCATCCTCGCGCGGGCCCCAATGATCGACATGCCTCTCAAAACCTTCGGCATTGGGCCAGTAGATCGTCTTCTCGTCGAACGTGTAGCTGAGATCTACCAGCTTGGAAGGATTGATCGACGCCGGCGAGACTGCTTTTTGTTGCGCACCCACCGCCGGCGCAAAGAAAAGCACGGACCAGAATGCGATTCGGCAAAACCGGGCAAACCCCAGATAAGACCAAAACACGACACACCTCCTGCCGAGCTGCCAAGTGTAACTCGGCGAAAGCAGAATGATGAGGGTTCAGGCACAGCGCATTCGTCGTTCGTGTTCTGGTCCTCTGTATCCTCTGTGGTCAAATGGTCCTCGTGCGCAAGACCGCCTATCTCTCGCTCGGCTCGAATATGGGAGATCGCGAAGGCAACCTGCGTACGGCCGTTGAGTATTTGCGCCAACTAGGCGATGTGAAGGCGGTTTCCTCTTTGTACGAGACAGAACCTGTCGAGTTCGTCCGTCAGCCCTGGTTCCTGAACTGTGCGGTTGCGCTGGAGACCGAGCGCATGCCTCGCCAGCTCCTTTCTGCAGTGCTCTCGATCGAACAATCGATGGGAAGGCGCCGCCTTCAGCCCAAGGGGCCGCGCGTCATCGACATCGACATTCTGCTCTTCGGCGGTTCGGTCGTGGACGATCCGCGCCTGGTCATCCCCCATCCTGCGATGCACGAACGCCGCTTCGTGCTCGAGCCGCTGGCGGAGATCGCCCCGGAGGTTCGTCACCCTATCTTCAAACAAACCATCCGCGAGCTACGCGACATGCTCGGCCCCGGCCCGCCAATTGTGCGCAAGTTGGAGACCTGAAACAAAAGCTGAGCAGACCTCCCGCGAGACTCTTTCATTGTCATCTTGAGCGAGGGCCGGACACACCGGTCCCGGCCCGAGTCGAAAGACCCGGTGTTTAGCTCTTTGTGAGAAGCATGGGGAGGGACTGTGGCATCTCAGCTGTGGGAGTCCCGGTCTTGCTGCCGTTGGAGCGACAGGGGTATTCGAGAACTCTATGGCATCACAATCTGCCGCGCTTCTCCCGGTGCAGCAATCGCCGACTTCTGCTCAGGAAATTGACGCAACAGAAAATCCAGAAACGCCCGCGACTTAGGACGCCCATTGGTGTGCATCAGCCCAAGCCGCATCAGGAAGACCACAGCCTGAAGCGCATCACTGTCGCGTAGCGAGGAGTAGCCCTGGTTCTTGACCTCCACTTCGCGATACTGATCCAGCATCTTGCGCAGCTGATCCACCAGGGCTTGTTGCGGAAGGCTCGCGGACCGTTCCTCATACACCAATCCCGATTCCACGCGCGTCTGCAAACCCTTGGCCAGCGCAGTCAACGCGGCTATAGCCTCACGGTCCTGTAAGGATCTGTCTGCATGCGCCGCCTGGGCTATGGTGTACCCGAGTCCCAGAATCAGCGGCTCCCGGTCATAGACAAACTGTTCCGGGATCTCTACCTCCGTCATCAGCGCTTCCCGCCCCACCTCCTCCACCGTGCGCAACTTCTCGTTGCGGTGCGCCTGTTGCAGGTAAGGGCAGTCGAGCGGACAGTCCAGCGTCACCTCGCGCTCCGTGCCGCAGCAAGTGGAACAGATGCGGCCGTGCACCGCCGGGCAAAAGCGCTTCTCCTTGCGGGTGTGGCAGATTTCGCAGCTCACGGAAGCAGGATTCTCCACTTCCATTATGGCATTTTGACCGGGATTGTCATCACGAGGGCGCCGGAGGCGGCGCAGGTGCCCCACTCAAGCCTGCTTTTGGCTTGAGTGGGAATGAGCCGCTCAAGGAGTTCTCATGATTGTCATCACGAGGCCGCCAACGGCGGCCGAGGGATCTGCAGTTGAAAATCGGCTAAGAGCTGGCCATAGAGCAACCGAATCATTGGCCTTTGCTCGCTTTCGCCTCGCTCCCCTACTTCGCCCTCGCCGCCGTAGCCTTCACCGGATTGCCCTCATAATCAACGGCTGCAACCGTGCCGAGGTCCAGCTTCTTCAACTCGGGTTCGATCTTGGCGCGGTCACCCACCGCCACGATCACCATCGACTCCGGCACCAGCCATGTTTGCGCTACTTTCTGCACATCGGCCGTAGTAACGGCGTCGATTTTGGCAGGCAACGTTTGGTAATAATCGAGTGGCAGATCATAAACAAACAGCTGGCCCACTGTGGCTGCCATCACCGTCGAAGTCTCGAACAGTGCCGGCAACGAGAGTGCTATCGCCCCTTTGGCCATAGCCAATTCCTCTGCACTGATCGGCGCTTCGCGAATTCCCTCGATCTCGTTGAAGATCTCCTTCACCGCCGGAGCAGTTACATCCGTTCGGATGCTTCCCCCTGACACGAAGTGCCCGACCGCACGGCGATAGGCGAACACAGAAAATCCTCCATACGTGTACCCGTGCTTTTCACGGATGTTCATGTTGATGCGGCTGGAGAACAATCCTCCCAGTGCCATGTTCATGACCTCCAGCGGCACGTAGTCGGGGTTGGACCGGGCCACTGACAGCGTGACAATGCGCAACTCCGTCTGCGGAGCATCGGGCTTATCGACTACAAAGATGCTCCTCTGCAATGTGTTCTTTACCGTCACCGGCTGGTGCTTGGCGCCGCTGCTCTTCCAACCGCCGAAATACTTGGTTGCTAGAGCACGCGCCTGCTCCTGGGTGAGATCTCCGGTAATCACCAGCGCCGAATTAGCCGGCGTATATTGCGATTGCCAGAACTTCACCATCTCGTCGCGCGTGATCGCTTTGTTTGACTCCTCGGTACCAAGCTCAACGTATCCGTACGGATTCCCAGGCCCATACAGCAGGTGATACATAACCCGCCGCGCCGTCAGGGAAGGCTCATCCTTCTGCTGAATGACGGAGGTTACGCGCCGTGAGCGCAAGCGTTCGATTTCCTTCGAATCGAAAGCAGGATCGAGTGCGACATCCGAAAACAGCTCAAAGGCCGCGTCCGCATTCTTGGTCAGGGAACGGATGGTGACAGACGTCGAGTCCACGCTCGGTACCGTACCGATGGTGGCTCCAATCTGGTCGGCATCCTCGGCGATCTTCAGCGCCGGACGCTTCTTCGTGCCCTCATCCAGCATCGCCGCGGTGAACGATGCCAGTCCCGGTTTGTCTGGCGGATTTGCTTCGCTCCCGGCCAGGACCACAAGATTCGCAGAAACGATGGGCAGACTGTGACGCTCCACCAGCATCACGGTGAGCCCATTCGGAAGCGTGAAACTCTCAGGTGTGGGCAGGGTGAGCTTCGATAGCGGACCGGGCTTAGGTGGGTTGGCACGCCACGGCTCCTTGGGAGAGTTGCTCGCCACAACTGGTCCGCCCTGCGATTCTTTTTCCTCCTGCTCGGCCGGCGTTTTGGGAACGTCGTTGACCACCTTCTTTCCCCGCACCCCGTAAACCACCACGCGAGCGTTGGGCTTCAATTCTTCGCTGGCAATCTCATGGACACTCGCAGCCGTAGCCTGGTTGTAGCGTTCAAGGTCTTTGGGCAGGTATCCGGGATCGCCGAGATAATGGTTGTACTGGTTCAAGCGGTCGGCCACTCCGCCGAAGCCTCCCAGCCGCTCGAGCTGATGAATCATCTGGGCTTCGGTCGTGTTGCGGGCGCGTTCCAGTTCCGCTTGCGTCGGCCCGTTGGCGCGCAGATTTTCAATCTCTTCGTTGATAGCCTTTTCCAGCTCTTCCGGCTTCACCCCCGGCTTTGCCGTAGCCTGGATTTCAAACACCGAGCCCAGAATTAGGGAGCTGTTCGAGGCCTGCACGTCCTGGGCGATCTCCTTCTCATAAACCAGCTTCTTATACAGACGGCTGGATTTTCCTCCCCCGAGAATGCGGGCCAGCAGATCAGCTTCGGCATCGCCGGGCTTGAAAATAGGCGTGCCCAGCCAGGCCATGTACACCCGAGGTAATTCGACCTGATCCGTGACCGTCACGCGGCGCTCGGAGGTAATTGGTGGCGTGGTCGCCTGGATTTTCGGAACCGGCGGACCTGCAGGGATCGAACCAAAATACTTCTCCACCAACGCCTTGGTCTGCGCCTTATCGAAGTCACCCACGATGGCGAGACTGCAGTTGTTCGGAGAGTAGTACTGCTTGAAGAATTCGCGGATGTCATTTATACGTGCCGCTTCAATGTCAGCATGCGAGCCCATCACGTAGGCGTAATACGGATGACCCTTGGGGAACAGCTGATGGTAGACCTCCTCCTCGGCCAGGCCGTAGGGTGCGCCCTCAATGCTCTGGCGACGTTCGTTGCGAACCACGTCCCGCTGATTGGCCAGCTTCTCGCGATCCACGGTGTCGAGCAGGTAGCCCATGCGGTCGCTCTCCAGCCACAGCGCCAGTTCCAGTTGATTCGAGGGCAACGTCTCAAAATAATTCGTGCGGTCAAATTCAGTCGTGCCGTTGATGTCGCTTGCCCCTGCGCCTTCCAGGTAGCGGAAGTGAGCTTTGGCACCCACGTTCTTCGAACCTTCGAACATCATGTGTTCGTACAGATGAGCGAATCCCGTGCGGCCCGGCCGTTCGTTGGCAGGCCCCACGTGATACCAAAGATTCACGGCGACCAGCGGCAGCCGGTGATCCTCTGAAAGGATCACGTCCAGGCCATTCTTAAGCTTGTATTTTTCGTATGGAATTGTGGGCAGCGCACTATCGGTCTTTACCTTCGTGGCCACCTGAACCGCCGGCTTCGCTGCAGCCTTGGACGTCGCGCCTTGTGACCAGCCAAAGCTGGAGAAAACGGGCAGTGCTATGAGGACATACAGATACGAGCGCAGTAACTTCTTGGCAGGCATGACTTATGCTCCTAGGGACATCGTAGGCAGGGATCAAGTTCTAGAACTAGACGCAGCAAAGCTGGAGATGTTAGCAGAAATGGCGATTCCAGGCGCGAGGGCGGTCTCAGACTACTGTTCTACGCTGCAGAAAGCAGACTTGAGGCTGCCCCACTCTAACCGTTCTTTGGCTAGGGTGGGGTAGTTCCACAATTCATCGTGCCCCAGGTTCTCCCCGTGCAGCTCGCGTCTAGTCGACGGATCTTGCGGTCCAAACCCCCCCGACTCGAGGTTACTTTTCAGCCTTGAACCTCCCGTTTACAGCTTATCCCCGGTTCTCTGGCGACTCCCCTCGCCGCAGCTTCTTCGACTCCGCCAGTAGACGAATACTGTGCATCAGGTTCTGAAAGGTTACGATGCCCACCAGCCGTCCCTCATCCACGATAGGAATCAGGCTCAATCCTCGGCGGCTCAGCTTGCGCAGCCCTGAAGCGAGAGATTCTGTGCGCTGCGCTGCTTCAAACATCCGATTCATCACCGTCTGCACGTAACCATTTCCCTGCGAGCGCAGCTCGGTCATGATCTTCTGGCGTGACACCACGCCCACCATGTCGCTGCCGCGGATGACAGGAAAATCATCCTGTAGCGTGTGCACCGCCTTCGCCAGCGCGTCTTCGAGGGTGTCGGCAGGCGAGAGAGTGGAAAAATCGGTCAGCATCACATCTTCCAGCCGCAGATTCTCCATTACCGACTGGAACAGGATGGAGCGCTCCTCTAGCTGTGCTGCCAGGAACAGGAAGAAGCCAGCCACCATCAGCCAGGTGTTCCAGATGCCCGCGAAGATGAACACCATCGCAAATAGCTGCCCTACGCTCACTGCTCGCCGCGTGGCTGGCACCAGGTTATTGTGTCTCGCCAGCCGCCCCCGCAGAATGCGTCCGCCGTCGGTGGGGTAGGCCGGAAGCAGATTGAACGCGCAGAGGAAGGCATTCACCCACACGAAACTGCGCAGCAGATTGCCGGCGTAGACGAGAGGCGGAGTCCACAACCTGGCGTCCGGCATTAACGCCAGCACGATGCTCGCGCCGACAAATGCCAGCAGCAAATTCGCCAGCGGTCCGGCCAGCGCAACCGGCAACTCGCCGCTTGGATCCTGCTGTTTTTGGTTGGCGTCATCGACCAGCGTGATCCCGCCTATAGGAAGCAGAATCAGCACTCGCGGAGGAAGGTTGCGGCGAATGGCGGCCAGCCCATGCGCCAGCTCGTGCACAACCACTGAACCCAAGACGATGGCGGTCAGCGCCAGGCTTCGGGCCACCCCTGAGCTGCGCAGAGTGGCCGCCTCGGTCATCCAGATGAACAGCAGAAGAAACAGGAAAGAAAGATGCACCCGCACATGGGCCCTTCCTATGTGCCCGATAGGAAAGGACCAGCTGCGCATGATGCCAGAGATCCACGTACCCATACCCTTCTATTTTATCGTGCGCTGTTCGCTTATCCCTTATTGGATCTGAATATCGAATCGCATGAGCAATAAAGGGGGGCCCCGTCCTTCTGCCGTCTTTTGGCGGAGGGTGGGATCGCCTATACACTTTGGCTCAATGCGCTCTTACGACCAATGCGGATAATCGGCGGGAAATATCGCAGCCGGCATCTGAAATCGCTGCCTGGCCTCGATCTGCGGCCGACCTCCGACCGGCTGCGTGAGACCCTGTTCAACGTCCTTACCGCCGGCAACTCGCAAGCCTTATCGGGCAGCACTTGGCTCGATCTCTACGCCGGCACTGGAGCGGTGGGGATCGAAGTTCTCAGCCGTGGCGCAGTTCAGGTCGTGTTTGTGGAGGACTCTAAGCAAGCCTCCAATCTGATTCGGCAGAATTTGCACGCACTGGGCATTCAGCATGGCTTCGAGATCCTGGATCAGGATGCGACAAAGGCGCTCCGCCGGCTGGAGGCGCGAGGCGCGCACTTTAGCTATTGTTTTCTAGACCCGCCCTATCGTTTGCGAGAGCAATACGCTCGCACTCTGGAAACGCTGTCGCAGAGTACGCTGATAACAGCTGAGAGCCTCGTGATTGCCGAACACGAAAAGAAGTTCGACCCCGGTGACGCCTTCGGATCGCTCCAGCGCGTTCGGCGGTTGGTCCAGGGAGACGCCGCGCTGAGCTTCTATCGTCGGACTTCAGGCTGAACTCGCGCTCACAAAGTCAGAATTGCCGAGTCCTCTTCTTCTTATGGCCACGATCTACACCATTGGGCATTCCACGCGAATTCTGGAGGATCTGATCGCCGCACTGGGTGCTCATGGTATTCAGACTCTGGTAGACATTCGGGCTTTCCCTATGTCTCGCCGGCTCCCGCACTTCAACCGCGAATCACTCGCCCAGGCGCTCCCCGCCGCCGGAATTGAGTACGCCTGGGAAAAGCGGTTGGGAGGGCGCCGCAAGAAAATTATGTCAGTCTCTCCGAATATGGCTCTGCGTAGCGACAGCTTTCGCAATTACGCCGACTACATGTTGACGCCTGATTTTCGCCAGGCGATCGACGACGTGATTTCCCGCGCCCAGCATGACCGTGTCGCCATCATGTGTGCGGAGCGGCTGTGGTTCCGCTGTCACCGCATGCTGGTATCGGATTGGCTGGTCGTGCACGGGCATACGGTGCTTCACATCGACGGCACTGGTCCAACCAAACCGCATCGGCTTACGGCGGAAGCCCGTTTGGAAGGCGATCAGCTCATGTATAGCGAAAGCTCCCTGTTCTGACGAGCTGAGATCGAGCCAACACTTCCCAAGTTGAGCGCTGAGCTGCAACAATCCGCCGAGCAGGATTCGGAAAAGATTTCCATGCAAATTATCGGATCGTCCAAGTTTGCGCATGGTTCCAACGCCACCATGGGTTACGATATAGCGCGCCCAAAATCAAGCTTCGCCGTTGCGTTTAGGACAGGATCGGCCCGCCCAGATGAAGGATTTCTACATTCGCGATGCCGCGCAGCAGGAGAACAAGACCATTACTTCCTGCTTCGTAGTTTGTTCCAAGCAGATCAAACCTAAAAAGTCCGGGGACCTTTTTATCGCCCTCACACTTGCTGACCGGACGGGTCAGCTCGAAGCCAAGGTCTGGGACAACGTACAGCTCTACCTTGATTGCTTTGAGCAGGACGATTTCATCAAGGTCAAAGGCCTGTTGAATAAGTACAACAACCACTTTCAGCTGACGATCCATAAACTCCGCCGGCTGGATGAAAACGAGATTGACTACGCCGACTACCTGCCCAAGACCGATAAGGACGTCGAGCAGTTGTGGGCTACGCTGGTGGATTATGTCGGCGGCTTCCGCAACCAGAATCTGAAAGCGCTGCTCCAAGCCTTCATCAACGACCCCGAGATCGCTCAGGCCTACAAGACTGCGCCTGCGGCCAAGACGCTCCATCACGCCTACATCGGCGGACTTCTGGTGCACGTGGTCTCGCTGTTTCAGTTGTGCGAGCTTGCCGCCCGAAATTATCCCCAGATCGATCGCGATCTCCTGCTCACCGGCGCCTTCCTCCACGACATTGGCAAGCTGCACGAGCTCTCCTATGCCCGTTCGTTCTCCTACACCACGCGCGGCCAGCTCCTGGGGCACATGATCATCGAACTGGAGATGCTGCAGTCCAAGCTCGAGCAGCTTCCCGGTTTCCCCCCTGAGCTCAAGACCTTGATCGAGCACATGATCATCAGCCACCATGGTCAGTACGAATTTGGATCCCCCAAGCTGCCGATGTTCCCCGAGGCGCTCATGCTCCATTACCTGGATGACCTGGATTCGAAAATGGAGAGCATGCGGGCGCAGTTCGAGCGCCAGGCTCTTAACGAGGACGCCTGGGCAGGCTACAACTCAGCTTTGGGACGACCACTGCTCGATCCCGCAAAGTTTCTCAATCCCAAGCCCGCGGATAATGGCAAGCATTCGGAAGTCGCGCAAACCGAGGCGCCGCAAGCCTGCCCTCAGGCCAAGGACAAGGACAACGACAACGGCACGGGGAAGGGCGCCAGGCAAACTGCTGAGCCAGGCACGCAGGAAGCTTGCGCAGCTGCGCCGGAAAATGCGACCAAGTAATAGTTGACGCTGGATGATAGCGATTCCGCACTACGTGAACCTTAGTTTGTCGTCACGAGGAGGGCGTCAGCCCGACGAGGGATCTGCAGTTGGTCTCTTTCAACCTTCAACACCAACATCAGGATTCAAGCAATTGCAGGTGCATAAGTCCCCAAGGGGAAACACCGTCCCTACTGCTAGACTGTCTCCATGCTCGACTTCTCGCGTTTCGAGTGTCTCACGTTTGACTGCTACGGAACCATTGTCGATTGGGAAACCGGCATTCTGGCCGCCTTACGTCCGATCCTGAGCGCTCATCGTCGAAATCTGACGGATGCCGGCATCCTGGAACTTTACGGCGCTCTCGAGTCGCAGGAAGAGCAGGGAGAATACAAGACCTACCGCGAAGTGCTTCGCTCCGTCACGGAGAAGTTTGCCGCCCGGCTGGCTTGTTCACTCGATGCCTCCGAACTTGACGCTTTGCCCCGCTCGCTTCCTGACTGGCCTCCGTACGCCGACAGCGTTCCCGCACTCAGGCAGCTCAAATCGCGTTACCAGCTCGCAATCATCTCGAACACAGATGACGACCTTTTTGCCGGAACTGCGCGCCATCTTGATGTCGCCTTCGATCACGTCATCACAGCCCAGCAGGCGCGGGCCTATAAGCCATCGCCAAAAATATTTGAGCTCGCGCTGAAAACAGAACGCATCGGCCTTCCCCGCGATCGAATTCTTCATATTGGCCAGAGCGTCTGGCACGACGTAATACCAGCGAAATCCCTGGGACTCGCCACCGTGTGGGTCAATCGACGGCCAGGCACAACTCTCTTTGGCAGCCGTCCGGCCCCGTCACAGGCTCCAGACCT encodes the following:
- a CDS encoding haloacid dehalogenase type II; translated protein: MLDFSRFECLTFDCYGTIVDWETGILAALRPILSAHRRNLTDAGILELYGALESQEEQGEYKTYREVLRSVTEKFAARLACSLDASELDALPRSLPDWPPYADSVPALRQLKSRYQLAIISNTDDDLFAGTARHLDVAFDHVITAQQARAYKPSPKIFELALKTERIGLPRDRILHIGQSVWHDVIPAKSLGLATVWVNRRPGTTLFGSRPAPSQAPDLEVKDLKTLAAMAVGEQAA
- a CDS encoding HD domain-containing protein produces the protein MKDFYIRDAAQQENKTITSCFVVCSKQIKPKKSGDLFIALTLADRTGQLEAKVWDNVQLYLDCFEQDDFIKVKGLLNKYNNHFQLTIHKLRRLDENEIDYADYLPKTDKDVEQLWATLVDYVGGFRNQNLKALLQAFINDPEIAQAYKTAPAAKTLHHAYIGGLLVHVVSLFQLCELAARNYPQIDRDLLLTGAFLHDIGKLHELSYARSFSYTTRGQLLGHMIIELEMLQSKLEQLPGFPPELKTLIEHMIISHHGQYEFGSPKLPMFPEALMLHYLDDLDSKMESMRAQFERQALNEDAWAGYNSALGRPLLDPAKFLNPKPADNGKHSEVAQTEAPQACPQAKDKDNDNGTGKGARQTAEPGTQEACAAAPENATK